A stretch of Borrelia duttonii Ly DNA encodes these proteins:
- a CDS encoding DUF226 domain-containing protein — MEDALKRLKEKKLEIEKNRNKKDVFLKIERLKDRTIYHTKIFRDFYTFGIDKNDSNKFFLILRDLFKDQTCKFHLFSIKDGDKFLGMHYGYRKPIKNVISKYKENGIIKTHTFPKVFYVEFKFKKGSVFCYIKGIYYFFRKAKSNTKYCKILFEIINRLEKQIYEFYGKQLPSGGIITRWLEKNQK, encoded by the coding sequence ATGGAAGATGCATTAAAAAGATTAAAAGAAAAAAAATTAGAAATTGAAAAAAATCGAAATAAAAAAGACGTTTTTTTAAAAATAGAGAGATTAAAAGATAGAACGATATATCATACAAAAATTTTTAGAGATTTTTATACATTTGGGATTGATAAAAACGATAGTAATAAATTTTTTCTAATTTTGAGAGATCTTTTTAAAGATCAAACATGTAAATTTCATTTATTTTCTATTAAAGATGGTGACAAATTTTTAGGTATGCATTATGGCTATAGAAAACCAATAAAAAATGTTATATCTAAATATAAAGAAAATGGGATTATTAAGACACATACCTTTCCTAAGGTGTTTTATGTAGAATTTAAATTTAAAAAAGGTAGTGTTTTTTGCTATATAAAAGGAATTTATTATTTTTTTAGAAAAGCAAAATCAAATACAAAGTACTGCAAGATATTATTTGAAATAATAAATAGATTAGAAAAACAAATATATGAGTTTTATGGTAAACAGTTGCCGAGTGGAGGAATTATAACAAGATGGCTAGAAAAAAACCAGAAATAA